A single window of Leclercia adecarboxylata DNA harbors:
- the rpmB gene encoding 50S ribosomal protein L28, with product MSRVCQVTGKRPVTGNNRSHALNATKRRFLPNLHSHRFWVESEKRFVTLRVSAKGMRVIDKKGIDTVLSELRARGEKY from the coding sequence ATGTCCCGAGTCTGCCAAGTTACTGGCAAGCGTCCGGTGACCGGTAACAACCGTTCCCACGCACTGAACGCGACTAAACGCCGTTTCCTGCCGAACCTGCACTCTCACCGTTTCTGGGTTGAGAGCGAGAAGCGTTTTGTCACCCTGCGTGTATCTGCTAAAGGTATGCGTGTTATTGATAAGAAAGGCATCGATACAGTTCTGTCCGAACTGCGTGCCCGTGGCGAAAAGTACTAA
- the rpmG gene encoding 50S ribosomal protein L33, producing MAKGIREKIKLVSSAGTGHFYTTTKNKRTKPEKLELKKFDPVVRQHVLYKEAKIK from the coding sequence ATGGCTAAAGGTATTCGTGAGAAAATCAAGCTGGTTTCTTCTGCTGGTACAGGTCACTTCTACACCACCACGAAGAACAAACGTACTAAGCCGGAAAAACTGGAACTGAAAAAGTTCGATCCAGTTGTACGCCAGCACGTACTGTACAAAGAAGCTAAAATTAAATAA
- the mutM gene encoding bifunctional DNA-formamidopyrimidine glycosylase/DNA-(apurinic or apyrimidinic site) lyase, with the protein MPELPEVETSRRGIEPHLVGATILHAVVRNGRLRWPVSDEIHALSDKPVLSVQRRAKYLLLELPDGWIIIHLGMSGSLRILSEELPAEKHDHVDLVMSNGKVLRYTDPRRFGAWLWTKELEGHNVLAHLGPEPLSDEFDAEYLKAKCAKKKTPIKPWLMDNKLVVGVGNIYASESLFAAGIHPDRLASSLSAQECELLVRVIKAVLLRSIEQGGTTLKDFLQSDGKPGYFAQELQVYGRKDEPCRVCGAPVVATKHAQRATFYCRQCQK; encoded by the coding sequence ATGCCTGAATTACCTGAGGTAGAGACCAGCCGTCGTGGCATTGAGCCCCACCTGGTCGGTGCGACCATTCTTCACGCTGTTGTCCGCAACGGACGTCTCCGCTGGCCGGTTTCTGATGAGATCCACGCCCTGAGCGATAAACCGGTTCTCAGCGTACAGCGCCGCGCGAAGTACCTGCTGCTGGAGCTGCCGGATGGCTGGATCATCATCCATCTGGGAATGTCCGGGAGCTTACGCATCCTCAGCGAAGAGCTGCCTGCTGAAAAGCACGACCACGTTGACCTGGTGATGAGTAACGGTAAAGTGCTGCGCTATACCGATCCGCGCCGCTTTGGTGCCTGGCTGTGGACCAAAGAGCTGGAAGGGCATAACGTGCTGGCGCACCTGGGGCCGGAGCCGCTCTCGGATGAGTTTGACGCGGAGTACCTGAAAGCGAAGTGCGCGAAGAAGAAAACCCCGATTAAACCCTGGCTGATGGATAACAAGCTGGTGGTCGGCGTTGGTAACATCTACGCCAGCGAATCGCTCTTTGCCGCCGGGATCCATCCCGATCGCCTGGCTTCCTCGCTCTCCGCGCAAGAGTGCGAGCTGCTGGTCAGGGTAATTAAAGCAGTGCTGCTGCGTTCGATTGAGCAGGGCGGAACCACCCTGAAGGATTTCCTGCAGAGCGACGGTAAGCCGGGCTACTTTGCCCAGGAATTGCAGGTCTACGGTCGTAAGGATGAGCCATGCCGGGTCTGCGGCGCGCCTGTTGTGGCGACGAAGCACGCTCAGCGCGCCACCTTCTACTGTCGTCAGTGCCAGAAGTGA
- the coaD gene encoding pantetheine-phosphate adenylyltransferase produces MSTKAIYPGTFDPITNGHIDIVTRAASMFDTVILAIAASPSKKPLFDLEERVALAKAATAHLPNVDVVGFSDLMANFARAQQANILIRGLRAVADFEYEMQLAHMNRHLMPELESVFLMPSKEWSFISSSLVKEVARHAGDVTHFLPPAVHQALMDKLK; encoded by the coding sequence ATGAGCACAAAAGCGATCTATCCGGGTACCTTCGATCCCATTACCAACGGTCACATTGACATCGTCACGCGTGCCGCAAGCATGTTTGATACGGTAATTCTGGCGATTGCCGCCAGCCCCAGCAAAAAGCCGCTGTTCGACCTGGAGGAGCGGGTTGCCCTGGCGAAAGCCGCTACCGCGCACCTGCCGAATGTGGACGTCGTAGGCTTTAGCGACCTGATGGCGAACTTTGCCCGCGCTCAGCAGGCCAATATCCTGATTCGCGGCCTGCGTGCGGTGGCCGATTTTGAATATGAGATGCAGCTGGCGCATATGAACCGCCATCTGATGCCCGAGCTGGAGAGCGTCTTCCTGATGCCATCCAAAGAGTGGTCGTTTATCTCCTCCTCGCTGGTGAAAGAGGTCGCGCGCCACGCGGGTGATGTCACCCATTTCCTGCCTCCCGCCGTTCATCAGGCATTGATGGACAAGCTGAAGTAG
- a CDS encoding glycosyltransferase family 2 protein: MPARLSVVMIAKNAADLLPDCLASITWADEIVLLDSGSTDATVEVARAAGVQVYINTDWQGYGIQRQRAQHFATGEYVLMIDTDERVTPALQQAIQRVLVAPQPDAVYSIARRNYFLGRFMRHSGWYPDRVMRLYARTRYQYNDNLVHESLDCDGAQVITLDGDLLHLTCRDFASFQRKQLNYATAWAQERHQRGKTTSLAGIFSHTAGAFLKTLVLRGGVLDGKQGWLLAVVNAQYTFNKYTELWALNRGYSEKA; this comes from the coding sequence ATGCCTGCGCGTCTGTCGGTCGTGATGATCGCCAAAAACGCCGCAGACCTGCTGCCGGATTGCCTCGCCTCCATAACCTGGGCCGATGAGATCGTCCTGCTCGATTCCGGCAGTACCGACGCCACGGTGGAAGTCGCGCGCGCGGCCGGTGTGCAGGTCTATATCAATACCGACTGGCAGGGTTACGGCATTCAGCGCCAGCGTGCGCAACATTTCGCCACCGGCGAGTATGTCTTAATGATCGATACCGACGAGCGCGTCACGCCGGCGCTGCAACAGGCCATCCAGCGCGTGCTGGTTGCACCCCAGCCCGACGCCGTCTACAGCATCGCCCGGCGTAACTACTTCCTGGGCCGCTTTATGCGTCACAGCGGCTGGTATCCCGATCGCGTGATGCGCCTGTACGCACGCACGCGCTATCAGTACAACGATAACCTGGTGCATGAATCGCTGGACTGCGACGGCGCGCAAGTGATTACCCTCGACGGCGATCTGCTGCACCTCACCTGCCGTGATTTCGCCAGCTTCCAGCGCAAGCAGCTTAACTACGCCACGGCATGGGCCCAGGAGCGTCATCAGCGCGGTAAGACAACCTCGCTGGCGGGTATCTTCAGCCATACCGCCGGGGCGTTCCTGAAGACGCTGGTGCTGCGTGGTGGCGTGCTGGACGGTAAACAGGGCTGGTTACTGGCGGTGGTTAACGCTCAGTATACTTTTAATAAATACACCGAGCTGTGGGCGCTGAACCGCGGCTACTCAGAGAAAGCGTGA
- the waaA gene encoding lipid IV(A) 3-deoxy-D-manno-octulosonic acid transferase, producing MELLYTALLYIIQPLVWLRLLLRSRKAPAYRKRWAERYGYCRNKVAPDGILLHSVSVGETLAAIPLVRALRHRYPSLPITVTTMTPTGSERAMSAFGKDVHHVYLPYDLPCAMNRFLNTVRPKLVIVMETELWPNMISALHSRKIPLVVANARLSERSAKGYGKLGKFMRRLLSKITLIAAQNEEDGARFLSLGLKRNQLAVTGSLKFDISVTPELAARAVTLRRQWAPRRKVWIATSTHDGEEEIILQAHRQLLENFPDLLLILVPRHPERFKDARDMVQKGGFSFTMRSSGEIPSSSTQVVIGDSMGELMLLYGIADLAFVGGSLVERGGHNPLEPAAHAIPVLMGPHTFNFKDICAKLQQADGLITVTDAGSIVKEVSTLLTDEDYRLWYGRHAVEVLHQNQGALTRLLQLLQPYLPVRSH from the coding sequence TTGGAATTGTTGTATACCGCTCTGCTCTATATTATTCAGCCACTGGTGTGGCTACGACTGCTGCTACGTAGCCGTAAAGCGCCTGCCTACCGTAAACGCTGGGCTGAACGCTATGGTTACTGCCGCAACAAAGTTGCGCCGGACGGTATTCTGCTCCACTCCGTGTCCGTGGGCGAAACACTGGCGGCCATTCCGCTGGTCCGTGCCCTGCGCCACCGTTATCCGTCACTGCCGATCACCGTCACCACCATGACGCCAACCGGTTCCGAACGTGCCATGTCGGCCTTTGGCAAAGACGTGCATCACGTCTATCTGCCTTACGATTTACCCTGCGCCATGAACCGTTTCCTCAATACCGTGCGTCCTAAGCTGGTGATCGTGATGGAAACCGAACTGTGGCCAAATATGATTTCCGCCCTGCACAGCCGTAAAATTCCACTGGTAGTGGCCAACGCCCGCCTGTCGGAGCGCTCTGCGAAGGGGTATGGCAAGCTGGGCAAATTTATGCGCCGCCTGCTGAGCAAAATCACGCTGATCGCAGCCCAGAATGAAGAAGACGGCGCGCGTTTCCTGTCGCTGGGCCTGAAGCGCAATCAGCTGGCAGTTACCGGTAGCCTGAAGTTTGATATTTCTGTCACGCCGGAGCTGGCTGCCCGGGCTGTCACCCTGCGTCGCCAGTGGGCACCGCGCCGCAAAGTGTGGATCGCCACCAGCACCCACGACGGCGAAGAAGAGATTATCCTCCAGGCACATCGCCAGCTTCTGGAAAACTTCCCGGACCTGCTGTTAATCCTGGTGCCGCGCCACCCTGAGCGTTTTAAAGACGCCCGGGACATGGTGCAAAAAGGCGGGTTCAGCTTCACTATGCGCAGCAGCGGTGAAATCCCCTCCTCCAGTACTCAGGTAGTGATTGGCGATTCCATGGGCGAGCTGATGTTGCTGTACGGCATTGCTGACCTGGCTTTTGTCGGCGGTAGCCTCGTGGAGCGCGGTGGGCATAACCCGCTGGAGCCGGCGGCGCACGCCATTCCTGTGCTAATGGGGCCGCATACCTTCAACTTCAAAGATATCTGCGCCAAACTGCAGCAGGCTGACGGGCTGATTACGGTCACCGATGCGGGCTCGATCGTGAAGGAAGTTTCGACCCTGCTGACCGACGAAGACTATCGTCTGTGGTATGGCCGCCATGCCGTCGAAGTGCTGCATCAGAATCAGGGAGCATTGACCCGCCTGCTGCAACTTCTGCAACCTTACCTGCCCGTGCGGAGCCATTAA
- a CDS encoding sulfatase-like hydrolase/transferase — protein sequence MFKTSARSSLRSRRNMLRTVILTLVFLVLFSLCEIIILLKDHVYQPKSSDMSLYLIISVLAAVSARYFLTRLLLAVTFIVQISEAVYYQFYGQFYGPSEVWLAFVETKDIASGITDSLGSLGIYFAIMAVAVIFALVFTRRLAPQWHKWVAMPCLLAIVVMFAGQFYKAIDGQMYKFNPDLRHSLLRNGLSAMSYSAIRLIPEALSGENQSVTHYEPYKVEPVQGSHAGKYSIILAIGESLNPHHVSALGYERDTTPELKALLQQYQGTGRLIVSNAVSTRVAIPMLVNNLREPDNYAAYKSKSTNIFTNAKKQGYQTAFISAQGLEGLSNWIGIHDIDLWEDTQIRPAPDVGADVVLTPSVEQAKLDWNKPFLMVLNSRAPHIPYERNIPQGFAKFSTPRLSDDVAQKKNEYDDAVRLYDKELASAIRTAMAKSKLPVLVFITSDHGERVGDGGLFGHSIVEMPIAQVPFLYFSNDPAYTMSAISPQVPLNHYQMATLINRMLGYAVSNPNQKDDSYYITGGDIRGLSERVTYHLNELPEAER from the coding sequence ATGTTTAAAACATCCGCACGTTCATCACTCAGGTCGCGCCGCAATATGCTGCGTACCGTGATACTCACGCTGGTTTTCCTGGTGCTGTTTTCACTCTGTGAAATCATCATCCTGCTGAAAGACCATGTTTATCAGCCGAAATCCAGCGACATGTCGCTGTATTTGATCATTTCCGTGCTGGCGGCCGTTAGCGCCCGCTATTTCCTGACCCGTCTGCTGCTGGCGGTCACCTTTATCGTGCAGATATCGGAAGCGGTTTATTACCAGTTCTACGGCCAGTTTTACGGCCCGAGTGAAGTGTGGCTGGCCTTTGTCGAAACCAAAGATATCGCCAGCGGCATTACGGACAGTCTGGGATCGCTTGGGATCTACTTTGCCATCATGGCCGTCGCGGTGATCTTTGCGCTGGTCTTTACCCGTCGTCTGGCGCCGCAGTGGCATAAGTGGGTGGCGATGCCGTGCCTGCTGGCTATCGTGGTAATGTTTGCGGGTCAGTTCTATAAAGCCATCGACGGACAGATGTATAAATTCAACCCGGATCTGCGCCACTCTTTACTGCGCAACGGTCTGTCGGCCATGAGTTACAGCGCCATTCGCCTGATCCCGGAAGCCCTTTCCGGCGAAAACCAGAGCGTGACGCACTATGAGCCCTATAAGGTCGAGCCAGTGCAAGGCAGCCACGCCGGGAAATACTCCATCATCCTGGCGATTGGTGAAAGCCTCAACCCGCATCATGTCAGCGCCCTGGGCTACGAACGCGACACTACGCCTGAGCTGAAGGCGCTGCTGCAGCAGTATCAGGGCACGGGCCGCCTGATCGTCTCGAACGCGGTTTCAACCCGGGTGGCAATCCCGATGCTGGTCAACAACCTGCGCGAGCCGGACAACTACGCCGCCTACAAGTCGAAGTCGACTAACATCTTCACCAATGCCAAAAAGCAGGGCTACCAGACGGCGTTTATCTCCGCCCAGGGCCTGGAAGGGCTGAGCAACTGGATTGGCATCCATGATATCGACCTGTGGGAAGATACGCAGATCCGCCCGGCGCCGGACGTGGGTGCCGACGTGGTGCTGACCCCGTCCGTTGAGCAGGCGAAGCTGGACTGGAATAAACCTTTCCTGATGGTGCTGAACAGCCGCGCGCCGCATATTCCTTATGAGCGCAACATCCCGCAGGGCTTTGCGAAATTCTCCACCCCACGCCTGAGTGACGACGTGGCGCAGAAGAAAAATGAGTACGATGATGCCGTGCGTCTGTACGACAAAGAGCTGGCCTCGGCGATCCGTACCGCAATGGCGAAATCTAAACTGCCGGTGCTGGTGTTTATTACTTCGGATCACGGCGAACGCGTCGGTGATGGCGGGCTGTTCGGCCACTCGATTGTCGAGATGCCGATTGCCCAGGTGCCGTTCCTCTACTTCAGCAACGATCCGGCGTACACGATGAGCGCCATCAGCCCACAGGTTCCTCTCAACCATTACCAGATGGCGACGCTGATCAACAGGATGCTGGGGTACGCGGTCAGTAATCCGAATCAGAAGGACGATAGTTACTATATTACCGGGGGGGATATTCGCGGCCTGTCGGAGCGCGTCACCTACCACCTGAACGAACTGCCGGAAGCGGAACGTTAA
- a CDS encoding glycosyltransferase family 4 protein, giving the protein MNKLKVHVVSRQDYIATNFADFQTLLDQVINPDDIPHRFYCGGRGVWTFQTLLSLNYYYNGQIECSWGTECRADAINLMHNDHFGSRVKPWVGVTVVARADRPPVLGADYVIEQNPAIASNTSRIYIPHWPQPGLKPRESENNNVNNVAYFGGVDSFPEEYQTEAFKQRLADQGISLRISFDNWTDYQDVDICISFRKSHDHKLARKPASKLINNWLGRTVMVCDDEPSFRAIRESELDYLIAKTPDEAFDAIMRLKNSPDLYRQMREQGDKRLQVYSREAVAACWFSLFEDIWRKGLHKRPALVRALRFGFGKAIRPLTKKF; this is encoded by the coding sequence ATGAACAAGCTAAAAGTGCATGTTGTCTCAAGGCAGGATTACATCGCGACGAATTTTGCTGATTTTCAGACACTGTTGGATCAGGTAATCAACCCTGACGATATTCCACATCGCTTCTATTGTGGTGGGCGCGGTGTCTGGACATTCCAGACCCTGCTTAGCCTGAACTACTACTATAACGGCCAGATAGAATGCTCCTGGGGCACAGAGTGTCGTGCTGATGCCATTAATTTGATGCATAACGATCACTTTGGCTCACGTGTAAAACCTTGGGTCGGTGTGACTGTTGTCGCCCGTGCCGATCGCCCCCCCGTCCTTGGTGCTGATTATGTCATCGAGCAAAATCCAGCGATCGCGTCGAATACGAGCCGTATTTATATTCCTCACTGGCCGCAACCGGGACTTAAACCTCGCGAAAGTGAGAATAATAACGTTAATAATGTCGCCTATTTTGGGGGCGTAGATAGCTTTCCGGAAGAATACCAAACAGAAGCTTTTAAACAGCGTCTGGCCGACCAAGGTATCAGTCTCCGCATCTCCTTCGATAACTGGACCGACTACCAGGACGTGGATATTTGCATAAGTTTCCGCAAATCACACGATCATAAGCTGGCCCGCAAACCCGCCAGTAAATTGATCAACAACTGGCTGGGACGTACCGTTATGGTGTGTGATGATGAGCCCTCCTTCCGCGCGATCCGCGAAAGCGAGCTCGACTACCTGATCGCCAAAACGCCGGACGAGGCCTTCGATGCCATCATGCGGCTGAAAAATTCCCCTGACCTGTATCGTCAGATGCGCGAGCAGGGTGACAAACGTCTGCAGGTTTACTCCCGCGAAGCGGTCGCCGCATGCTGGTTCAGCCTGTTTGAGGATATCTGGCGTAAAGGACTGCATAAACGCCCTGCACTGGTTCGCGCTCTGCGTTTTGGTTTCGGTAAAGCCATTCGTCCGCTGACTAAAAAGTTTTAA
- a CDS encoding glycosyltransferase — MSETPQLSLIVAVFNGEKFLSAFFDSIKQQNLSSLELIIVNDGSTDRSAEIIARYASEFSHFKIIDQPNGGVSAARNTGLAQATGEYVAFPDIDDVIYPGMYPRLLDIAFAGQLDVATCNGTYIYDDGRPSKKIFPSDKLASTEVLDGPEWLQMALASRKFLHVTWLNIYRHAFIKAQGFTFEHGLRHQDIPWTTEVLLTAKRVQYVDEVYYDYLIHSASVSHTPGTDDTRMRSSRHYMKILEMLDAINKRYPEQVKRAPACQWQIAKEGLGILHSINNIEDSAKKREITQELFDRGIWSMIWQNARGLRQRWRLGRRYFRLKKLVK, encoded by the coding sequence ATGTCTGAAACGCCTCAATTAAGCCTCATCGTTGCCGTATTTAATGGCGAAAAATTCCTGAGCGCTTTTTTTGACAGCATTAAACAGCAGAATTTATCGAGCCTGGAACTCATTATCGTTAATGACGGCTCAACGGATCGCTCAGCTGAAATTATTGCCCGCTATGCCAGTGAATTTAGCCATTTCAAGATAATCGATCAGCCTAATGGCGGCGTATCGGCCGCGCGCAATACCGGTCTTGCCCAGGCGACAGGCGAATACGTTGCCTTCCCCGATATAGATGACGTTATTTATCCGGGCATGTACCCGCGCCTGCTGGATATTGCCTTTGCGGGCCAGCTGGATGTGGCGACCTGTAACGGTACCTATATTTATGACGACGGCCGACCGTCGAAAAAGATTTTTCCGTCCGACAAGCTGGCTTCAACAGAGGTGCTGGATGGCCCGGAATGGCTGCAGATGGCGCTGGCCTCGCGCAAATTCCTGCACGTCACCTGGCTGAATATCTATCGCCACGCCTTTATCAAAGCACAGGGTTTTACCTTCGAACATGGCCTGCGTCATCAGGATATTCCCTGGACCACAGAAGTGCTGCTGACGGCCAAACGCGTGCAGTACGTGGATGAAGTTTATTATGACTATCTGATCCACTCGGCGTCGGTATCGCACACGCCAGGCACCGACGATACGCGGATGCGCTCTTCACGTCACTATATGAAAATCCTCGAAATGCTGGATGCCATCAATAAACGCTATCCGGAACAGGTGAAGCGCGCCCCGGCCTGCCAGTGGCAAATCGCCAAAGAGGGGCTGGGTATTCTGCACAGCATCAATAACATTGAAGACAGCGCGAAAAAACGCGAAATCACCCAGGAACTGTTCGATCGCGGCATCTGGTCGATGATCTGGCAAAACGCGCGGGGTTTGCGGCAGCGCTGGCGCCTGGGACGTCGTTACTTCCGTCTTAAAAAACTCGTCAAATGA
- a CDS encoding O-antigen ligase, which produces MTNTRNILTGLLVLAVLALCFVWPIPNDQLPFHRNGLIYPIVAVALGLFFSGITTRQRLDLSKIKFVLIVIWALTFFILINGFFVAPDIKEMVSAWSGQWLRPVLLFCAGLVLLPAIQRTFPSMTAARFFTLVILFFWGVVCVHLLDTVWLYWRDGYIHWGETRIVFNRTRMSFQINMITGFILAELLARGLLHQRFLRLNTPVLGLMLLSNLLCTALVDTRWGTIGLVGSLFSTFILLSLHSMRRSRVIVTGGILVGLIIVSALLGYASWKTDPRWQNLESDAIAGWNAPFTSFCYNKTDGTVPVNSLGVPMNHSNGCRASFFHQGWSLIAEHPVGIGAKKEAFRYVLRRDTQDNRINIPHSHYGLIEFGIQNGVIGIAGWLILLVGCWYIGWREFRRGNIMVGMFLLLFTIGFFSRTMVDHNLVDHFLEQYMFLTGLLVGMCALRPAQSENQTT; this is translated from the coding sequence ATGACAAATACTCGTAACATTCTGACAGGTCTGTTAGTCCTTGCTGTACTGGCTTTATGTTTTGTCTGGCCTATTCCAAACGATCAGCTGCCGTTTCACCGCAATGGATTGATTTATCCCATTGTCGCCGTGGCACTTGGCCTGTTTTTTAGTGGGATAACAACCAGACAACGGCTGGATTTAAGCAAAATTAAGTTCGTTCTTATTGTGATATGGGCGTTAACTTTCTTTATTCTGATTAATGGTTTTTTTGTCGCCCCGGACATAAAAGAAATGGTTTCTGCCTGGAGTGGCCAGTGGTTACGCCCGGTATTACTGTTCTGCGCTGGCCTGGTATTATTACCGGCGATCCAGAGAACATTCCCCTCCATGACCGCCGCCCGCTTCTTTACGCTGGTGATCCTCTTCTTCTGGGGCGTAGTCTGCGTACATTTACTGGATACTGTCTGGCTTTACTGGCGCGACGGTTATATTCACTGGGGTGAAACGCGGATCGTCTTTAACCGCACCCGCATGAGCTTCCAGATCAACATGATCACCGGCTTTATCCTGGCCGAGTTGCTGGCACGCGGTCTGTTACATCAACGTTTCCTGCGCCTGAACACCCCCGTTCTGGGGTTGATGCTTTTAAGCAACCTGCTGTGTACCGCGCTGGTAGACACCCGCTGGGGCACCATCGGTCTGGTCGGCAGCCTGTTCTCAACCTTTATCCTGTTGAGCCTGCACAGCATGCGCCGCAGCAGAGTCATCGTCACCGGTGGCATTCTGGTTGGTCTTATTATTGTTTCTGCGCTACTTGGTTACGCCTCATGGAAAACCGACCCACGCTGGCAAAACCTGGAAAGTGATGCCATTGCTGGCTGGAATGCCCCCTTCACAAGCTTTTGTTACAATAAAACTGACGGAACGGTACCGGTTAACAGTCTGGGCGTACCCATGAACCATTCCAATGGCTGTCGGGCCAGTTTCTTCCACCAGGGCTGGAGCCTGATTGCGGAACACCCGGTAGGCATAGGAGCCAAAAAAGAGGCGTTCCGCTATGTGCTGCGTCGGGATACCCAGGATAACCGTATTAACATCCCCCACAGCCACTACGGCCTGATTGAATTTGGTATCCAGAACGGTGTCATTGGCATCGCGGGCTGGCTGATTCTGCTGGTGGGCTGCTGGTATATCGGCTGGCGGGAATTCCGTCGCGGCAACATCATGGTGGGTATGTTCTTATTACTCTTTACCATCGGTTTCTTCTCCAGAACCATGGTCGATCACAATCTGGTCGATCACTTCCTGGAGCAGTATATGTTTCTGACCGGCTTGCTGGTTGGCATGTGTGCCCTGCGCCCTGCGCAGAGCGAAAATCAAACGACCTAA
- a CDS encoding glycosyltransferase family 4 protein — MHIVHTEADGGKGGQPLRIINESLGMIQRGHQVTILCPDSAPLHGLARDAGLTVVTMPLRRKNLHNLRQLRRWLKENRQSVDVINSHNSADTWLVALANLTLSNPIPLVRTRHASGVPRNNWTTRWLFRKACAHIVTTGEALRQQMADIGVPMAQSTSVPSGVDTRRFHPGDKQTAREDCGLSQADFWLGVVSHLRPNKGHSVLLRALAAIDNPHIKLAIVGEGPHKATLEQEIVDLGLHQRVVMAGHRSDPERWFPAFDVALSPSHDMEGLPQGVLQSLASRIATIATDAGGTADAVINGQTGILIAQRDETALREAIVKLHDDAALREKLAQQGYDYLCSHFTRECMLEAMEKVFSTAAQRSRSR, encoded by the coding sequence ATGCATATTGTTCACACTGAAGCAGACGGCGGTAAGGGCGGTCAGCCATTACGCATCATTAATGAGTCCTTAGGGATGATTCAGCGCGGCCATCAGGTGACCATACTTTGCCCGGACAGTGCACCCCTACACGGCCTGGCACGCGATGCCGGGTTAACGGTGGTGACTATGCCGCTTCGGCGTAAAAACCTGCATAACCTGCGGCAGCTGCGTCGCTGGCTGAAAGAGAATCGCCAGTCCGTTGATGTCATCAACAGTCACAATTCTGCCGATACCTGGCTGGTGGCGCTGGCCAATCTTACCCTTTCGAACCCAATTCCGCTGGTGCGTACCCGTCACGCCTCCGGCGTACCGCGCAATAACTGGACTACCCGCTGGCTGTTTCGTAAAGCCTGCGCCCATATTGTGACCACCGGAGAGGCGCTGCGCCAGCAGATGGCGGATATCGGCGTGCCGATGGCTCAGAGCACCTCTGTGCCGAGCGGCGTGGATACCCGGCGTTTTCACCCGGGGGATAAACAGACCGCACGTGAAGATTGCGGCCTGTCGCAGGCGGATTTCTGGCTGGGCGTGGTATCGCACCTGCGGCCTAACAAAGGCCATAGCGTGTTGCTGCGTGCCCTGGCCGCCATTGATAATCCGCACATCAAATTGGCGATTGTCGGTGAAGGGCCACATAAAGCGACGCTGGAGCAGGAGATTGTCGACCTGGGATTACATCAGCGGGTGGTGATGGCGGGGCATCGCAGCGATCCTGAACGCTGGTTCCCGGCCTTTGATGTCGCGCTCAGCCCGTCGCACGATATGGAAGGCCTCCCGCAGGGGGTGCTGCAGTCGCTGGCCTCGCGCATCGCTACTATCGCCACCGACGCGGGCGGAACGGCAGATGCCGTCATCAACGGCCAGACCGGGATCCTGATTGCGCAGCGCGACGAAACGGCGTTGCGCGAGGCGATTGTCAAACTGCATGACGATGCCGCGCTGCGCGAAAAGCTGGCGCAGCAGGGGTACGATTACCTGTGCAGCCATTTCACCCGCGAGTGCATGCTGGAGGCGATGGAAAAGGTCTTTTCCACCGCGGCTCAGCGCAGCAGGTCGCGATAG